One genomic segment of Longimicrobiaceae bacterium includes these proteins:
- a CDS encoding hemolysin III family protein → MDGSTRPTWAEEVANSVTHGAGLLASAVALPVLVALAAMHGTVWHVVAASVFGGSLVALYGASTIYHAVRSPRAKHVMRIADHSAIYLLIAGTYTPFTLVTLRGPWGWSLFGVVWGLAAAGIAFKLFFVDRFIGLSTAMYVAMGWLVVVAAKPMLALVPAGGLGWMAAGGLAYTGGVVFFLWHRLRYSHAVWHLFVLAGSACHFVAILRYVILPA, encoded by the coding sequence ATGGATGGAAGCACGCGCCCCACGTGGGCGGAAGAGGTAGCGAACAGCGTCACGCACGGCGCGGGACTGCTGGCGAGCGCCGTCGCGCTGCCCGTGCTGGTCGCGCTGGCGGCGATGCACGGCACCGTGTGGCACGTGGTCGCGGCATCGGTGTTCGGTGGATCGCTGGTGGCGCTGTATGGCGCATCCACCATCTACCACGCCGTGCGGAGTCCGCGCGCCAAGCACGTGATGCGCATCGCGGACCACTCGGCCATCTACCTGCTCATCGCGGGCACGTACACCCCGTTCACGCTGGTCACGCTGCGCGGGCCGTGGGGCTGGTCGCTCTTCGGCGTGGTCTGGGGCTTGGCCGCGGCGGGCATCGCCTTCAAGCTCTTCTTCGTGGACCGGTTCATCGGCCTCTCCACCGCCATGTACGTGGCGATGGGCTGGCTGGTCGTGGTCGCCGCGAAGCCGATGCTGGCGCTGGTGCCCGCGGGCGGGCTGGGGTGGATGGCGGCCGGCGGGCTGGCGTACACGGGCGGCGTGGTCTTCTTCCTGTGGCACCGGCTGCGCTACAGCCACGCCGTCTGGCACCTGTTCGTGCTCGCCGGCAGCGCCTGCCACTTCGTCGCCATCCTCCGCTACGTCATCCTCCCGGCCTAG